Below is a window of Oncorhynchus masou masou isolate Uvic2021 unplaced genomic scaffold, UVic_Omas_1.1 unplaced_scaffold_1505, whole genome shotgun sequence DNA.
GAATGGTGTGAGTTCTGTGGTTGACAGCAACTAGATGTACTGAGGGGCTGAAAGGTGCTGCAGAGCTGGCTTCCTGTCTTCATGATGCCTCTTCCTGGCAACCAACACGCCAGTGAAGGGCTTTAAGAACGGTGTGGACatcttcatgaggagagagagggactttaCAAGAAATGTCTGTCTGATATGTCATAGGCTACTTGTATTTCTTCATTGGTGGCTCCAATATGGAGAGTGGATAGATGGGTCCCTCCTGAGAGGATTGAGAAACACTAGTTCTGGTGGGGGTGCTGTTCATTCCCCAAACATGTTGCTGAAACTGTTTTTGGGTTTTAGAACACCAGTATCCATAGCCTTTCTGAATAATGACATTACATTAATAATGATACTACATCTGATTTGTTTAAACTGTATTTTATTATGAATGAATACAAGTGATTGTCATAATAAAACAGTAAGTCATTTGTTCACTCAGCTCCCCCACATTCTGAGAGGATACAGACAGATTGTCTTTTTACATTGATGCTCTCAATCAATCATTATGTGCTCCTCATATTGTCACTTTAGTCAACTTGAATTGAATTAGTCCACTGAACATCATGTATAAAATCACTGAACTGAAGATACGGGCCTTGATCCAATATCCACAGTAGCACACTACTTGTTTCAGTTAAGGTGGTCTGGTGTGGATGTTAGAACACCGCATGGACACTGAGGGCGTTCCAGGCTGACTATATTGCAGTCAAGCTGTGTGCAGCAACCAATGGTTGTGTGCCACATCATTGAATGCGCAGTCAGGAAACGCAGGTTAACTGATATCTTAAACACAAACACCTATCCAGGCATTGTGAGATCTGGCAGGCGACTGTAATATAGTCTGCCTGGAACAGGCCCTATATTCATTTGCAATTGAATTCAAAATCAGCTCAGGCTGAGGGAGCAGGGAAAGGGAATCAGAGGAGCCCTCCTCTTCACTTTGATTGACACTTCACACACTCATACTGTATGTCCAGTGttctgtctgtgctgtgtgtcagAGGACTATAAAAGTGGTGCCCCCCCAACACCCCCATTCTGTCCAAGCTTCCTGTTCCCTTTTAAGGTAGGTACACGGTCCCTATTCCTCTACCTCAATCTTCATATTCATTATTCTgtttttcctcttcctcctcttcttcttccctctGTTATATCCGGACGGTGCGAGGTGTTCAGGGTGGTCAGTGGGTCACGGTGGTCAGGGTAGTCTGGGTGGTCTGGGTGGTCAAGGTAGTTTGGTTGGTCTGGGTAGTCAGGGTGGTCAGGGAGGTCAGGGTggtctgggtggtcagggtggtcagggtagtctgggtggtcagggtagtcagggtagtctgggtggtcagggtagtcagggtggtctgggtggtcagggtggtcagggtagtctgggtggtcagggtagtcagggtagtctgggtagtctgggtagtctgggtggtcagggtggtcagggtttcctgtctcttcctctatgGTCAGGCTTGTGTTTGATGCTCCATTTGTCACCATACAGGCAGCCAGTGGTCCTCCAGAAGAAACACTCATCACCATTAATGGGAGCCATCCTCCTGGTCCTGGGAAAGACAAACAAACAGTATGAAAACACAAGCACCTCCACGCAAGTGCTCCCATCCCCACCTTCTGTCAGTTATCTGTAATTTTGTACAATTCATGGCCCATAGATTAGTAGCAATTTAgaatacaacattataaatgcTTATATATGTTTATAATATATAGTTGATGTTTTGACAGATTTAGATGTCCTTACCCTGTGGCGGCGTACTGGGAGGCTGAGGAGGTGTTGAGGTCTCGGTTGGAGGTTGGTCCTCTGAGGAGAGGAACTAGCGGTCTGGGTACCAAATCACCAGTCTGGTGCTCTCCAGCTCCACCACCTGGACAGTAGGACAAACCGCAgtcactgtcaaaatacatacaacatcatccactgtcaaaatacatacaacatcatccactgtcaaaatacatacaacagcagccactgtcaaaattcatacaacagaccccactgtcaaaatacatacaacatcatccactgtcaaaatacatacaacagaccccactgtcaaaatacatacaacatcatccactgtcaaaatacatacaacagcagccactgtcaaaattcatacaacagaccccactgtcaaaatacatacaacatcatccactgtcaaaatacatacaacagaccccactgtcaaaatacatacaacagcagccactgtcaaaatacaataATTGGAACCAATAGCATAGTCCCAAAAGTTCAAGGAACCAATAACAGAGTCACAAAagtacaatggaaccaatagcCTAGTCCCAATagtacaatggaaccaatagcATTGTCACAATAGTACAAAGGAACCAATAGCATATTCCCAAAAGTACAATCTCCTTTTTTTCAAGCTAAATAATTGAAAGCAGATCTCACATAGTTAAATGCATTTGACAGCATTATGTTTCATCCCACCACCCCCCCTCACCTAATGTCtacactttagctcagtgggctagcATGGTCTAGAATCACAGTACAACCCAGGTATGATAGCCAAAGTTAAACATACACACCCagtagagtcctgaggggaggagaggtccatcactggagtcctgaggggaggagaggtccatcactggagtcatgaggggaggagaggtccaccactggagtcatgaggggaggagaggtccaccactagagtcctgaggggaagagaggtacaacactggagtcatgaggggaggagaggtacaccactggagtcatgaggggaggagaggtacaacactggagtcctgaggggaggagaggtccaccactggagtcatgaggagaggagaggtccaccactggagtcatgaggagaggagaggtccaccactggagtcctgaggggaagagaggtccatcactggagtcatgaggggaggagaggtccaccactggagtcatgaggggaggagaggtacaacactggagtcctgaggggaggagaggtccaccactggagtcatgaggagaggagaggtccaccactggagtcatgaggagaggagaggtccaccactggagtcctgaggggaagagaggtccatcactggagtcatgaggggaggagaggtacaacactggagtcctgaggggaggagaggtccaccactggagtcatgaggggaggagaggtacaacactggagtcctgaggggaggagaggtccaccactggagtcatgaggggaggagaggtccaccactggagtcatgaggggaggagaggtacaacactggagtcctgaggggaggagaggtccaccactggagtcatgaggggaggagaggtccaccactggagtcctgaggggaggagaggtccaccactggagtcatgaggggaggagaggtccaccactggagtcctgaggggaagagaggtccatcactggagtcatgaggggatgAGAGGTACaacactggagtcatgaggggacgAGAGGTACaacactggagtcatgaggggaggagaggtacaacactggagtcctgaggggaagagaggtccaccactggagtcatgaggggatgAGAGGTACAACACTGGAGTCCGAGGGGACGAGAgttccaccactggagtcatgaggggaggagaggtacaacactggagtcatgaggggaggagaagtccaccactggagtcatgaggggaggagaggtccaccactggagtcattaGGGggggagaggtccatcactggagtcatgaggggagtagaggtccatcactggagtcatgaggggaggagaggtccatcactggagtcatgaggggagtagaggtccatcactggagtcatgaggggagtagaggtccatcactggagtcatgaggggaggagaggtccaccactggagtcatgaggggaggagaggtccatcactggagtcatgaggggaggagaggtccactactggagtccttAGAGGAAGGacaggtccaccactggagtcatgaggggaggagaggtccactactggagtccttAGAGGAAGGacaggtccactactggagtccttagaggaaggagaggtccaccactggagtcatgaggggaggagaggtccaccactggagtcctgaggggaggagaggtccactactggagtcataagaggaaggagaggtccaccactggagtcatgaggggaggagaggtccactactggagtcataagaggaaggagaggtccaccactggagtccttagaggaaggagaggtgaacaactggagtcatgaggggaggagaggtccatcactggagtcctgaggggaggagaggtccaccactggagtcctgaggggaggagaggtccatcactggagtcttgaggggaggagaggtccactactggagtcctgaagggaggagaggtccaccactggagtcctgaggggaggagaggtccaccactggagtcctgaggggaggagaggtccaccactggagtactgaggagaggagaggtccaccactggagtcatgaggggaggagaggtccaccactggtgtcctgaggggtggagaggtccaccactggagtcctgaggggaggagaggtccatcactggagtcctgaggggaggagaggtccaccactggagtcatgaggggaggagaggtccactactggagtccttAGAGGAAGGacaggtccactactggagtccttagaggaaggagaggtccaccactggagtcatgaggggaggagaggtccaccactggagtcctgaggggaggagaggtccactactggagtcataagaggaaggagaggtccaccactggagtcatgaggggaggagaggtccactactggagtcataagaggaaggagaggtccaccactggagtccttagaggaaggagaggtgaacaactggagtcatgaggggaggagaggtccatcactggagtcctgaggggaggagaggtccaccactggagtcctgaggggaggagaggtccatcactggagtcctgaggggaggagaggtccactactggagtcctgaagggaggagaggtccaccactggagtcctgaggggaggagaggtccatcactggagtcctgaggggaggagaggtccaccactggagtcctgaggggaggagaggtccaccactggagtactgaggagaggagaggtccaccactggagtcatgaggggaggagaggtccaccactggtgtcctgaggggtggagaggtccaccactggagtcctgaggggaggagaggtccatcactggagtcctgaggggaggagaggtccaccactggagtcatgaggggaggagaggtccactactggagtcatgaggggaggagaggtccactactggagtcatgaggggaggagaggtccactactggagtccttagaggaaggagaggtccactactggagtcttGAGAGGGGAGCCGAGAGCAGTCTGCACAGTGGTAAACTTCTCCAGCAGCAATaaactgggggagggggagagagaggggggggaggggggggagagagagagggggagaggggggagaggggtagaggggggagaggtgatgaACAGTGCTTGGTGTTGATCTATGACAGTGTCTCCTGACAGTAATGTAGTATCCCTGACCTGCCTATAGCCAAGCTATGTGGTTCAATGGTTCCATCATGTGTCCAATAGGTAGAAATACAAGAAACGAGCAGAATGGATTTAGTTATGAATCAATGCATGTTAGTCAAACAATCCATGTTGTCTATTTATTGTCTACCTTTGATCTCATTTACAACATGGTGCTTATACTGTGTTCAATGTGTCTAAAATAAATGTACTAATGAATAATTAATCATTTGATAATAAAACAAGCAATATCATGACACTGAACAATATAGTATTACATAATATAAAATAGAGAATGACCAGTAATGACTGACAGCAATACAAAGTAAAACATATTTTAACACATCAGGAACAACTCCAGAGATACAAACATTTAAAAGCTCTTGTCAATATTATTCCTTTTTGTGTCACTAAGACAAGACATAACTTTATATAAAAAATCTGGAATTGGCAAAATCCCATAAAAAAGATAAGCAATACAATCTACAGATAGTAAACAGATAAGTTGACATGTTGAATCTGTaaatgaacccacaaatgctgatgctccagatactcaactcgtctaaagaagtccagtttcattgcttctttaatcagtgaGCACAACAGtattcagctgtgttaacataattacaacatggttttctaatgattaatttaccttttaaaatgataaacttggattagctaacacaacgtgccattgaaacagaggagtaatggttgctgataattggctTCTGCacgcctttgtagatattccataaaacatctGCATTTTCCAGGTagaatagtaatttacaacattaacaatgtctacactgcatttctgatcaattagaTGCTATTTGAATGGACacatttttttgcttttctttcaaaaacaaggacattttaagtgaccccaaacttttgaacgttagTGCACATACTGTATTTATCATTAGGAGAACAATCTAAATTCCAGCACTTACTCAAAAGTTAAAGCTCATTGTCTCAAACCTTCTAGATTAAAAAGCAATATCATAGTAAGAGAATAGCATTATGAGGCCTAGCTTTGGTTTGATGCTGTtgctcttcagtccaggttctgtggtggttctcttcagtccaggttctgtggtggttctcttcagtccagaaTCTTTGGtgattctcttcagtccaggttctgtggtggttctcttcagtccaggttctgtggtggttctcttctgtCCAgtttctgtggtggttctcttaaGATCTCATAATCGGAGGGCTCAGCATGTATCTGAGGGCTGTGTCACTGCCAAGTCTCTCACATTCTGAAAGGAGACACATTGAATGAGCACTTTACAAACCACTCCCTCTAACACTTGTATGGACACGGACACACAGACTGCATTATAAGAGACTTACTGCCAGGGTGTCATACTCTGGTGACCTGGTCTTCATGTTCAGAGATGTGTACATGTCACTGTTGGGGTCAGGATGGACactctgaggggagagagagagagagggagagacagagagagaaacacaaataCTCTCAATACTGTATAGAGCACAAATCCATCCATCCACTTACTGTCTATGTCTGTGGCATTGGGATTGAAATAGCTTTGGTTGTTGACAAtattacctgtctgtctgctgtgtcatcacttcctcctgtgtgtctcctgtaatgAGGGACAGAGTGAGTTCTGCTCTCTACTGACCTCTAGAAGTTGATATGTTACTAATAGAGTTCATGTAAATGGCTGGCTCACCTCTTCATATAGCAGTAGATGGTGAGGAGCAGAGCTCCAACAGTCAGGGcagcccccacccccaccacaggAACCCAGAGAAACAATGCTGTAGTATCTTGAGATTTTAAATGCAAGGTGGAGATATGACATAGAAGAAACCAGGGAAGaagaaaataaaacaattatttaaaTACAGGCCAACTAATACTATGTCATATGGTATGATAAGTGTGTAATATTACTAATGATAAGCCTATTAATTCTATGTCATATGGTATAATAAGTGTGTAATATTACTAAtgattatttattgttgttgacctgtgtgaTTATCAATGAATAGAGGAAGATGAGGTGAACTTACACTGAATGTCCACAGACACAGAAGAAGAGTTGAGTCGTCCATATTTATTCTCAGCCTCACAGTAATATTCTCCTCTGCCCTCAGAGCTGATGTTAGTGATGCTGTAACTCTGTCCTGATGCTTTTGGTGAGGTTATGTTCTTCTTGTACCAGGTGTATTTGTCCACAGGTGggttggcatcactgctgcaggtcagagtcactgaactgccctccactatttcaccagagggactgactgacactgaggtGTTCTTTGGAGCATCTAGTAAAGCAGAAGTTGGGGTTTAGGACTGTTGTATACTACCTCAAATGACGTCatgtctaaaaaaatatatatatctaaagTCAGAGAACTATCTAAAACTATcactcacacaaaacatgaaCAATAATACATTTAGAGAAACTTTAGGACTTTAGTCTACTAAACTATTCTTCAAGTGTCTGAGGTACTGAACACTCTAACTATAGACATGCATACATCTATGACATTGTCTGTCATTTCTATGTAATGATGAATATGTACAGATAAAGCAGTAATACTCTTCTCATTGATATAAAGTTTTTGATGCTTTCTAAGTAGAATAGTAGTTTAATTCATactcacacactgcaggagagtGGAGGTCCTCATGGTGTTctacagcacaggagtaactgtcCACAGAATGACCCAACACTACTAGGGTATTACTAGAGTATTGTTGGGAAGTGGGCTCATCTACACgttgtccgttcttgtaccagatgtaggtggggttgtcagtcagagtacaggtggtgatacaggtcagtgtcttctgtccctctgcagcaggagtcaccttcacctgcagACCTGAAACAATATGTATAAAACCACATACACCTCTGTGTCAACAGGATGGTTAATATATTTATCCTGTAATTCATTATGATTTACAGTTGCATCATACAGTGTAGTAttacctgtgacagacagagttGTTCCTGGGAAACTATGAACCCATTCAAAGTTGTTTGTTTTAAAAGTGAAGCGATACTCAGCTGAGTCGTCCTCTCTCAgatctgtgattctcagggtgaAGGGACCTCTGTATATTCCAGTGTACTTCACACGACCTGCATACCCTGGGTCTCTGGTTAGGTCTTCAGGGGTCGACTTATCACTTCTAAACCAGAATGATGATCTGGTGTAATAATAACCAACATAAGTACAGGATatgtccactgttgaccccttcaagacACAGATTCTCCTCTTGGTGTAAGTCACTCTGTAGCAGCTCTG
It encodes the following:
- the LOC135531061 gene encoding B-cell receptor CD22-like; protein product: MSSLCFRCSGSDKSTPEDLTRDPGYAGRVEYTGTYRGPFTLRISDLREEDSAEYRFTFKTDNFDWGHSFPGTTLSVTGLQVKVTPAAEGQKTLTCSTTCTLTDNPTYIWYKNGQRVDEPTSQQHSSNMLVVWDSTVDIYSCAVEGHEALHSPVVCFQVKVTPEQFSEYKTLTCITTCVLTGNPTYIWCSGSELLQSDLHQEENLCLEGVNSGHILYLCLQVKVTPAAEGQKTLTCITTCTLTDNPTYIWYKNGQRVDEPTSQQYSSNTLVVLGHSVDSYSCAVEHHEDLHSPAVYAPKNTSVSVSPSGEIVEGSSVTLTCSSDANPPVDKYTWYKKNITSPKASGQSYSITNISSEGRGEYYCEAENKYGRLNSSSVSVDIQYTTALFLWVPVVGVGAALTVGALLLTIYCYMKRRHTGGSDDTADRQSVHPDPNSDMYTSLNMKTRSPEYDTLANVRDLAVTQPSDTC